The proteins below are encoded in one region of Oculatellaceae cyanobacterium:
- a CDS encoding fructosamine kinase family protein: MWTQIANHISEVTNENFSINSQRSVSGGCINQGYAVSDGQRTYFVKINQASLVDMFVAEALGLKQMVETQTIRVPKPVCWGTASTSAYIVLEWLDLGRGSGNQNWEEMGRKLAVMHQWTPPNSNLGTFGWEINNTIGSTVQINTWAANWAEFFAEYRIGYQLKLARRRGGNFPKGDTLVKAIPKLLKHQPQPSLVHGDLWGGNVGFTATGEPVIFDPAAYVGDREVDLAMTELFGGFSPAFYRGYNAVFPLDSGYEQRKNIYNLYHILNHFNLFGGGYASQANAMIEKILS, from the coding sequence ATGTGGACGCAAATTGCTAATCATATTTCTGAAGTAACAAATGAAAACTTTTCTATTAATAGCCAACGTTCTGTGAGCGGGGGCTGTATTAATCAAGGCTATGCTGTTAGTGATGGTCAACGCACGTATTTTGTCAAAATAAACCAAGCTTCTTTAGTTGATATGTTTGTCGCTGAGGCGCTGGGGCTGAAGCAAATGGTGGAAACCCAAACTATTCGGGTTCCTAAACCTGTTTGTTGGGGGACAGCATCTACTTCGGCATACATTGTATTAGAGTGGCTAGATTTAGGGCGGGGTAGTGGCAATCAAAACTGGGAAGAAATGGGGCGTAAACTAGCAGTCATGCACCAGTGGACACCCCCAAATTCCAATTTAGGTACTTTTGGTTGGGAAATAAATAATACGATTGGTTCTACAGTACAAATTAATACTTGGGCTGCAAATTGGGCGGAGTTTTTTGCAGAATACCGGATTGGTTATCAATTAAAACTGGCTAGGCGCAGAGGTGGAAATTTTCCCAAGGGAGATACTTTAGTTAAAGCTATTCCAAAATTACTAAAACATCAACCGCAACCATCTTTAGTACACGGGGATTTGTGGGGAGGAAATGTTGGTTTTACTGCTACAGGAGAACCTGTTATTTTTGATCCGGCGGCCTATGTTGGCGATCGCGAAGTAGATCTTGCCATGACTGAATTATTTGGCGGATTTTCACCTGCTTTTTATCGCGGCTATAACGCAGTTTTCCCTCTAGATTCAGGTTATGAACAAAGAAAAAATATTTACAATTTGTATCATATTTTAAACCATTTTAATTTGTTTGGCGGTGGTTATGCCTCACAAGCAAATGCTATGATTGAGAAAATTTTATCATAA